A region of Triplophysa dalaica isolate WHDGS20190420 chromosome 18, ASM1584641v1, whole genome shotgun sequence DNA encodes the following proteins:
- the LOC130407337 gene encoding uncharacterized protein LOC130407337 isoform X1 yields MAPVSTACRLSPCCLLNLLLAIALFICICCRDVSALLFYDRQTLYNIGDFNNTLSGRHVLEYQHTTNPPPFLADIPAFLHRLPCVIPRKKRWRRRGKRGGVLVRFKAYLVSSSVGVVCPRDGVSVSVARLSLDVRGRWLRPVFPTATSEADLSIVPSPPARAWARRSGVDCSSLRLLNRAVPSATEDSTLRLALSNVRSNKTFLLNDFFTSRELDFMFLTETWLHTGDLVPFSELLPPRCDFLNSPRITGKGGGLASVFKSTFHCREIAVDGFNSFELQLFETHFPATVLCAVVYRPPKYNKNFIQDFADFVAGIVLKYDRFLIIGDFNIHVCCESKPLVKDFLSLIESFNLTQSVTGPTHEKGHTLDLVLSYGLCITISEICDTCISDHLPVLFTVVVPNPGFSTRASTRSVRAINPSTAAQFSSTYKVLFLNNLDDCGVGLEEFMVLFDCICTEILDSVAPLRKKRSKVLSEPWLNDTTRSLRRACRVAERKWKKDKLTISFEMMQYAFCKYQRAVKSAKTKFFADLVESNSQRPQVLF; encoded by the coding sequence ATGGCGCCAGTGTCTACGGCATGCCGTCTGTCTCCTTGTTGTCTGCTTAATTTGTTACTTGCTATCGCTTTGTTCATATGTATATGTTGTCGTGATGTCTCTGCCTTGCTATTTTATGATCGCCAAACACTCTATAATATCGGAGACTTTAATAATACACTGTCTGGAAGACATGTGTTGGAATACCAACATACTACAAACCCTCCACCTTTCCTGGCAGATATACCGGCGTTTTTACACCGATTGCCATGCGTTATTCCTCGAAAGAAGCGCTGGAGACGGAGAGGAAAGCGCGGAGGCGTCCTGGTTAGATTCAAGGCTTACCTGGTATCTTCGTCTGTGGGCGTGGTGTGTCCTCGCGATGGAGTCTCTGTTTCTGTTGCCCGGCTTTCGCTGGATGTGAGAGGCAGATGGCTCCGTCCTGTTTTTCCGACGGCGACTTCTGAGGCCGACCTGTCGATTGTGCCTTCTCCTCCTGCGCGAGCTTGGGCCCGCAGAAGTGGTGTGGATTGTTCGAGCCTTCGCCTGCTGAACCGTGCGGTGCCTTCTGCCACTGAGGATTCCACTCTTCGTTTGGCTTTGAGTAATGTTAGATCTAACAAGACCTTTTTGCTGAACGATTTTTTCACTTCACGTGAGTTGGATTTCATGTTTTTGACAGAAACCTGGCTTCATACTGGTGACTTAGTCCCTTTCTCTGAACTTCTTCCTCCCCGCTGTGATTTCCTAAACTCCCCCCGGATTACCGGTAAGGGTGGAGGACTAGCTTCAGTTTTTAAATCGACTTTTCATTGTCGGGAGATAGCGGTGGACGGTTTCAACAGTTTTGAGTTGCAACTTTTTGAGACACATTTTCCTGCGACTGTGTTATGTGCGGTGGTATATCGACCTCCAAAGTATAATAAGAATTTTATTCAGGATTTTGCAGACTTTGTGGCGGggattgttttaaaatatgaccgttttttaattattggtgATTTTAACATTCATGTGTGCTGTGAATCTAAACCTTTGGTTAAAGATTTTCTCAGTCTTATTGAGTCGTTTAATCTCACGCAGTCAGTTACAGGCCCGACCCACGAAAAAGGACACACCCTGGACCTTGTATTGTCGTATGGTTTATGTATTACTATCAGTGAAATTTGTGACACATGTATTTCAGATCACCTGCctgttttatttactgttgtTGTTCCCAATCCTGGGTTTTCTACCCGTGCTTCCACGCGCAGTGTGCGGGCGATTAATCCCTCCACTGCTGCACAGTTTTCAAGTActtataaagttttatttttgaataatctTGATGATTGTGGTGTTGGTCTAGAAGAATTCATGGTTTTATTTGACTGTATTTGTACTGAGATTTTGGACTCTGTGGCTCCACTTAGGAAAAAACGTTCTAAAGTTTTGTCAGAACCCTGGTTGAATGATACCACACGCTCTCTCAGACGTGCCTGCAGAGTAGCTGAGAGAAAGTGGAAAAAGGATAAATTAACTATTTCATTCGAAATGATGCAGtatgcattttgtaaataccaGAGAGCAGTTAAATCGGCAAAAACTAAGTTTTTCGCGGACCTTGTAGAAAGTAATAGCCAGCGGCCTCAggttcttttttaa